The genomic stretch GATTGAAGATGAACTTATAGATAACACAAATGAAGAACTACTAATGTCAATGCTCGAGAACGAACGTCAATATAAAATTTCCTCTAGGCTAAAGAGATGAGTAGTGATAGATCAAAGTTGTAAAGAAGGGCATACCTGATTATTCAATGACTATTTCACTGAAAAAATCGAATATACATAGATGCCCAATTCCGTAGAAGGTTTAGAAAACATATGCATGTGTTTCTTCTAATTTTAGACACCATGGGAAATCATGACGAACATTTCCAAATGAGGGATAATGCAACTGGTAAATGGCTTTTTCACCATAGCAGACTTTCATTTCTGCTATTTGTATGTTCGTGTATGGATCTTCTGCTGACATTGTAAACGAATATGTTTGAATCGGTAAAAACACTCCAATTGAGTGCTTAGAGAGATCTATAAAGGGTTTGAATGAGGTATTTGAAGATAAGTATTTGAGAAGGCTTAACAACGTTGGTGTTTAACATCTTTTACAAATGAGGGAGTCACATGGCTTTTTAGGCTTTGCTAGATTATATTGATTGTTTGCACTAGGAATGTAAATTTTATCTCGTTGCTTGGAAATGATACTTTTGTCGAGGTGATCATGGTAAACCCATGATTATGCTTGAAGCATTGGCATCACAAGATTTGTGGATTTGACATGCATTTTTTGATATTGTAGATTCAAACAATGACATTAATGTGCTAAATTAATCCAACATGTTTACCGATATTTTGGGAGTAAGGGCTCACACAATGCAATATACAATCAATAAGACTCCATATAATATAGGATATTATCTAGCATATGTATATATGCTAGAGTGGGCTAAATTTATCAAGGCCATTTCAATATCGCAAGGAGAAAAGAGAAACCTATTTGCACAACGTCAAGAATAGGATAGAAAGGATGTGGAACAAGTATTTAGAATGCTTCAACCTTAATTTGAAATTATATGTGGTCCAATGCATGTCTGGTACATGAAAACCCTCGAGCATACCATATATACTTGCATCATATTACACatgattgatgaagatgaacgACACATATATGGAGGCGATTTTGATTACTATTATGATAATGTGGATAATAACATATTAACAACTAAAAAAATTAATGGTTATCATCTGAAACTTGCAATAAGACTATATAGAAGAGAAAATCTTCGTGAAAAACAAGTTCCTCAACAACTTCAAGAAGATCTAGTGATGTATATTTAGGAACGTTTTGAACATGAGGATGGTAAAATTTTAATTTGACTAGTTATGtgatgttatttatttttatcGTTTTTAGTTATATATGTCATGTATTTAAGGTTAATTTTAATTATTGttataaaaatttaaatttaatttgatttatttattaattttatattaatattaatttaaatgatctaaaatattattttaaattaaaataaaaattaatatgTGAGATAAATTTGTGGAACTTAATATGAGTTCTTTAGATAACATCATTAGAACTAAATTAGAATGAGTTCTCATACCCTTTTAACTTATTATGCCCCCATCACTCTTGGGTTGTACGGGTCTCCTCAATAAATAGTATCAATTCATGTTTTAGCTTGGTAGAGAAAACAAAGTAAAATTCTAATATGAATTAATTCAGTGATGTGGATTATTGAAATTCACATGTGAGTGATAAGTCATATATAGAGTAAAAATATAAAAGGAAATATTGAATATATAATGTCTAAGATATTTTAAGAATATTGGACATTTAGCTCTTCACGTCTCGGTGCTCCCAAGGTCTTTATCTCAAAATTAACACTTTTTGTATCTAGACACTCTAAACACTATAAGTGTTTTCTAGAAATCTTACTTAAAATTACATAAAcccaaaataactaaaccttaAAACCAAAATAGACCAAAATCAAGTTTCATATTTCAACACGCCGTTAAATTTGATTTGTGACTTCGAGCATACTCCTTAGCATCACGAACACTTCCAACTTGAATGACTTCGTGAAAATGCTGACAACTTAAATTGTGAGACATTGCATACATCAACTTCAAGACTTTTTCTTCTTGCCCTTTTACTTAATAGCCCATTGATTTCTCGATATAAACTTCTTCTTTGAGAAAATCATTCAAGAAGGCCAACATCACATCCATTTGATAGATCTTCCATTTTTTGGGGCTGCCAAAGAAATGATCAGTCTAATAGTTTTTAGACGAGTAATAAGAGCAAAGACCTCATCATAGTCAATTCATTGTCTTTGACTATAGCCTTTCGCCACCAATTTGGATTGTATCTCTCCACATATCCTTTTGCATTCTGTTTTTCCTTGTACACCCATCTTACTTCGATTGCTTTATGTCCTTGTGGAATTGTAGTAAGTTCCCACATATCATTCTTCATGATTGAATTGATTTCTTTGTCAATGGTGTGTCTCCACTATACGTTTTCAACCGCCTTTTGATAGCTTAAAGGCTCGCAATCACCAAAAAGACAAAAAATGTTAATGTCGCAATCACCATTTTATTGTGACGATCTTGGCACTGCCAGTGGACGGCAGATTCCATGGTCTTCGCAATATTTGTGGAAATCATTTGAAGAGAACTCTCATCCTTGGTCGGATCTCATGGCCTTAATGGAAAGACCATTTTCTCTCTCTATAAGGGCTTCGAACTtcttaaaattttcaaatactTATGACTTCTCCTTTAAGAAATAAACCGAGGTTTTTCTGGAATAATCATAAATAAATAGGAGAAAGTATTTACTCTTACCAAAAGAGTTTGGTTTGATTGGTCCACAAGCATCGGTGCGTATGAGCTATAGCAGTTTTGTCGCTCTTGAcgttgattcctttggaaatCTTTTCTGGAATTTCTTCCCAACTAGACATCCTTCGCAGAGTTGGTCTGGGTGGTTGATGTTAGGCAAGCCTCTCACCACCTCCATCTTTGCCAAACGTTCCAGACTATCAAAGTTGAGGTGTCTTAACCATAGATGCCATGGCCATGAAGATTCAATATAGCAAGCCTTGAGACACTTTGCCACATCATTTTGAATTTTCAAGAGGAACATCATATTCTTTGATATGGGCACCTTAGCAATTAAGTTATGTCTATAATCTCTTAAGAAAAGAATATAGTATTTCAAGTGGATGTCATAGCCTTTTCTATAATAATTTTCCCAAGCTCAAAGTAGTATTCTTCATGTTAGGCACATAGTAGAAATTGGATATGAACAGATGACTCTCATTCTTTAAGCGTATGATAATTTCACCTTTGTCTTTGACAGGTATCTTTGAGTCATCTCCAAATGAGACATTGTCAGATGCCGCTTCATTTATCTCTACGAATATGCTTCGATCGCCGCACATGTGATTGCTTGTGCCGATGTCGAGGTACCACTTATTTCTTTTCTCTTCAACTTGGTTTTGGCATGCCAGAAACAAAGCTTCTTCTTCTCCGCCTTTTTCTTCTATAAAGTTAGCTTTCTCCACAACCTTCTTCGAGAATATACACTCAGATGCGTAGTGACCAATCTTGTTGCAGTTGAAGCACTTGATTTGTGATTTATCGCACATCGACCATGAATTTCcacttccacaaactcttgttGCATGTGCATTCCAACTTCTTTCTCTATTGTTGAAGTTGTTGGAGGAGTTGTTGTAACTGCCTCTTCCTTCTTCTCCATGTCCTCGTCCACGTCCACGATCTTGACGTAGTTTGCTTCCTTTAGATTGAGTTATAGTAGTTTTCCCATACCCTgattttgtttaatttttctcttttgtttttcttcgTATGCTTCTAAAGAACCCATGAGTTGCTCAATAGTCATGGTATTTAAATTTTTGATTTCTTCAATGTTAGTAACAATGAAGTCAAAACTTGGATTTAAAGTACGAATTATTTTCTCCATGACTTTCACCTCATCAACATCTTCACCATCTCTTTAAAGTTGATTGACTACGACCAATACTCGAGAAAAATAATCAGAAATTAACCCAGACTCATCCATAAATAAACGTTCAAAGTCACCTCTAAGATTTTGAAGACGATTCTTTTTCACCTATTCCACTCCTTTGTTGCAAATTTGAAGCTTGTCACATGCTTCTTTGGTCATCGTTGCATCGGAGATCTTCTCAAATGTATCTTCATCCACCGATTGATAAATGAGGAAGAGAGCTTTCTTGTTTCTCTTCCTTGACAACTTCAATGTCTACTTTACACTTTGACTTATCGAGGCTTCATCTTGCTCCTTGAAGCGTTTCTCAACGATATCCCACACATCTTGAGCTCCTAGTAGCGCCTTCATCTTGATACTCCATATGTCATAGTTATTATTTGTGAGCATCGACATTTGAAAAGGGAAACCTCCATTCACCATCTTTTAAGGACCTTGAAGATCTGGTAGCACTTTGTTGGAAATAAGGCTTTTTGTGTTTAGGGAAAGTGTATGTGAATATTAGAGGTTTGAATAGAAACTAGATACGTAGAAGAATTCTTTATGAAAGAGAGAACTTTGTATTTTACTTGATACAAAAAATGCAGgattgcatctctatttataaTACTGTAAGGAAAATTCTAGACACACCAATTCTAGAGAGTTTTCAACTTTAGAAATCTCAATAATATTCAAAAAAATATTACAACCCTAAAAAATGTTTAAACACTTCAAACACTATCAAAGTTTTCCAAAAACATTATTCAAAATTATCTAAACCCAAAATAACTATACCTAAAAATCAAAAATAGACTCAAATCAAATTTAATATTTCAAAACACTTCCCTCACCCATAAATTCAAAACACATCACAAGCATTTCGGTTTTTCTTTATTCCCTTTATTAGACTTAATTTCTAAGTGTATTAACTCTACTTAATTTTTCTTGTTCGAGTTGGAACTTGGAACCATACTTGTATTCCTCAGTTTCTATAAATATTAGTTTCctttattaaaaaataaaagtaAAAGAATGGCATGTACCTGACTCCGAGTAAGTCCAGTTTGTCTTGCAAGCATAACCTTATCAGAGTCCTTAGGATATCTGCATGTCACAATTAGAAACTCATAAGTTAAATACTAGTATTTAATTTTCTACATCAAAATAATTTTGTAACGAAGAAATTAAGAACGAAACGAGTAGTAAATACTTACGGGTGCAAGAAATGCTCGAAAAGCCAAGCTCGAAGAACAGAAACAGCTCGTTCGGGCAATCCTCTTTGTGGTCTCCAAGCATTATTCTGAATCATTCCAAGTTGCTGTAATGCCCGTTGTTGTCGGAGATGATGATCGACGTACCTTAGCCTAGAACCTTCTAACTTAACTCCCAAGCAATCATCTTCTCCCAAACTCTTGCTAGTCGTCTTGATTTGCGATGTTATTGCGTCTTTCAGACTTCGAAATTGCTTTGAGATTGTCTTCAAGGCAAGGGATGTATAAGATTTTGCTGCTCCGTATCCGGTTGCGGATTCAAATGATGATATCACACTTTGCATTTGATGGTGGTATTGTTTGTACCTTAGCTCTACCTGCATGCAAAATAACAAAAGAATCGTTTATACATCATTATCATAAAAACAGAATTATTAATTAATGTTTAGAAATCCTATTTTATACATCATACTAATAAAAACACAATACATtaccaaaaataaataaataaaaagacAATTTATAATGTTTAGAAATCCTATTTCATATGACAAAAACGTCCATATTATTAGGCCCAACATTATCATGTCGGTAATGTTTTTTAGTAACAAAATAGCAACcatatattaaaaataatatattaaaaatacAAAAGTAGTTAAGAGCATAAAAAAAAGTGTAATGGCTAATTAAAGATCATGACGAAAAACAAAATGATATAAACGGAAAACTAATACCAACCAAATAAACTTTTGAAACAACAGACATAAGACATAGTAAGTTGAAAGAGTGTAGACACAACCACCTCCGTAAAATAAAAGAAATGACAGTTCGTCACCTAATTGCTTAAGTCTTTTGATTGAATCTCACTCCTAATTAACTAGAAAAATAGTAAAACTCGAAGAATGAGTATGTGTTATTTTCCACATAATGATTAACCGTCAAGTTTTCTAGATAAAAATTTTTTTTATTCTACATATTTTAAATATTTCATACCACATAATGACACATTGAAACCAAACCTAAAGACCATGTTTCTCAATACTAAAGAAGAAAAAAATTTAAGTATATGTGCTGATCTGAATACAAGAAAAAAGTTTTATTTAGACTCTTGATGAAATGACATTCATAAGAAGAAAGTTTGGACCCAATATGAGTGTGTTTATGAATTATGAAAACTACTTTTCATTTTATGTTTTAAAGTAAACTTTACTTTTCCCACTCTCATTCAATAATGCCTTCACTCGGTAGTTCAAAGTTCAAActatcaaaataaacatgaaaCTGACTCAAATGGGCCCAACCCAAAATTATTCTCTGACATTCACCAGATCAAATGGCTTTTTTGTTATCATCAGTTTACTCAAAACCAAGAACTCAAATCTGACAATCCTGTCAATTTCAGTCCTTCTTCGCAGTGTCACAATCTTTATTATTTCTTCACTCATTCAATTCAGTGTCAAAAGCTGAATCATCCACAATTCAACATAACATAATAACACAATTTAGTAGTATTTTTTATATTCAAACAAGTACTGTACTTTCACAACATCACACCAATATAATATTTCCAATGAATCATGATTAATTATTACTACATGCATGTAACATAAACGTATACCTCATCTAGCATGTTAACAAGCTTTGACTTCTTCATTTGAAGCTCTTGTCTCTGTGCAGTGCTTAATTCAACAACTTGTTTCCCTCCATCGTTTTCTCTTCCACCACTCGAACTCGATTCAATATTCGCTTTCCTCTTTTCTCTATCATTATTGTTAGTATTATTTCCTTCAACAGATTCTCCTTTCATGATTCCCTTATCCACATTCACAACTTCATCTAGAAGCTCTTGTGCCACTTTTAAGTACTTCGACCCGAAAACAACACCGCCGTGGTTGTCACCGCCGCGGGAGACCTCAACCTCGCCAGAAAATGACCGGTAAGGCGTTTGTTGTGAGGAAAGACTGAGAGACAAACCACGCTGATAAACTGGCCTATGATGATAACCTATTTGTGGCGGCGAAAATTCTGTCGCTGCAGATGTTGTCACGGTGGCAACGGTCTGAGATTCTGATATGTTAGAGGTTGTGGCCACCGTGACAGTTTGGTCGGGTAGTATGAAACTACCTGATCCCCATGTATTATACTGGGGATGAGGTGGATGAGTAGTTTCTGCCGCCGAGGAGGGGATGGCGTGGAAGCCGGAAGCTTGATACGGCTGTGTAGAACTGTCGGTGGAGTTGGATCCATGGAAGTTCGACGGTGGAACAGTAAATCCAACTATGTTGTGTTGACTCATCGAAGAAGGCGCGTGCGGAAATTTGAATACATTGAGCGCGTGAGGTGAAGGAGGAGTGTTTGTGGTAGCGTTGTGATTAGTGAAAAGCATGTTTTGTGTTGGATTTTGTGGTTCCTCGGAGTACGGTACTACGTAGTTTGGATTCATAAGGTAAAGTGTCTGCATACCTTCTGCCGACGGTTGGATGTCAGAACTGTTGCTACTTCCGTGAAAGTACGTTCCCATATCTGTCAAAAAAAAGTTCTCTTTTTTGTCCGTAGGAAGAAGCTTTAACGTATCATGTTGATTATGAACAAATAAAGAAAAACCTTCTTTTTTGGTTTATATGGCTTGATCTATAAACTTGAGTTTTGTTCCTTGGTAGTTGTTGTTGATCTGAAAAACAAGAATAAGATACACGAGCTAGTGATTAACCACCAAAGAAAGAAGTTAAGTAACTATATACATCTTTATATTAGGTGTATAATATTCAAGAAACAAACCAGTTTTTCACCTGTTTAGTGCCATGGTACCATTTGGAATTATTGATTAGTAGACAAAGGAAGCTACAAGGATGGATTTTTCGCACGAGGAGTGAAGAAAGATTATAGGAAGAAAAAGCTATAAAAAAATGGAGTTTGATTGATTGGTTTGGTTGTTTTTTGGTGGTGCGTGAGAGAGTGTATTTTTCTTGTCCAAGTGATTTTTGGGTGTGGAAAAAAGGTATGGTATTTAAAAGGACAGATAGAGATGGTGGATGAGTGATGACTGGTGAGATTTAAAAGGTGTGGTCCGTTTTATG from Lathyrus oleraceus cultivar Zhongwan6 chromosome 7, CAAS_Psat_ZW6_1.0, whole genome shotgun sequence encodes the following:
- the LOC127102749 gene encoding BEL1-like homeodomain protein 1 gives rise to the protein MGTYFHGSSNSSDIQPSAEGMQTLYLMNPNYVVPYSEEPQNPTQNMLFTNHNATTNTPPSPHALNVFKFPHAPSSMSQHNIVGFTVPPSNFHGSNSTDSSTQPYQASGFHAIPSSAAETTHPPHPQYNTWGSGSFILPDQTVTVATTSNISESQTVATVTTSAATEFSPPQIGYHHRPVYQRGLSLSLSSQQTPYRSFSGEVEVSRGGDNHGGVVFGSKYLKVAQELLDEVVNVDKGIMKGESVEGNNTNNNDREKRKANIESSSSGGRENDGGKQVVELSTAQRQELQMKKSKLVNMLDEVELRYKQYHHQMQSVISSFESATGYGAAKSYTSLALKTISKQFRSLKDAITSQIKTTSKSLGEDDCLGVKLEGSRLRYVDHHLRQQRALQQLGMIQNNAWRPQRGLPERAVSVLRAWLFEHFLHPYPKDSDKVMLARQTGLTRSQVSNWFINARVRLWKPMVEEMYMEEIKEQEENNGSKDNTNTSKESRKELWSTTNATQESSATKIDHITALNSKTENFNNQNTSPTDISHPNNSISLSPLDMKSNRESNTKFEFERNHDKNGYPLMNENENHGGGYGSIFSMEDIGRYNVSEQLAPRFHGNGVSLTLGLPHNENLPLSSTQHGFLTHSMHIGGRIEMRENENEFCGINTTTPSSHSGTSYESVDIQNKKRFSTQLLRNFVN